The following are encoded together in the Thalassolituus oleivorans MIL-1 genome:
- a CDS encoding TetR/AcrR family transcriptional regulator, with protein MTNRKYKPGKIRERNSENILAAAEQEFVLHGFKGTSMQAVADRAGVAKANIHYYFKNKDNLYLALLENIIANWNEVLADMSEESDPADVLSRFIRTKIRLSYTHPNASKIFAMEIIQGAPYLKSHISQAMRQWVKDKSTIIQSWIDQGKIRAIDPTHLIFLIWSATQHYADFDTQVLEVTNKRQYEEDDIEHIGDFLEDIILAGCGLKPPPKVNLP; from the coding sequence ATGACCAACAGAAAATATAAACCCGGTAAAATACGTGAACGAAATAGTGAAAATATTCTTGCTGCAGCTGAACAAGAGTTTGTATTACATGGATTTAAAGGCACAAGCATGCAAGCCGTCGCCGATCGAGCAGGTGTAGCGAAGGCAAATATTCACTATTATTTTAAAAATAAAGATAATCTTTACCTCGCTTTACTCGAAAACATTATTGCTAATTGGAACGAAGTATTAGCGGATATGTCTGAAGAAAGTGACCCTGCCGATGTGCTAAGTCGCTTTATTCGTACCAAAATTCGCCTATCTTATACCCATCCAAACGCCTCTAAAATTTTTGCGATGGAAATTATACAAGGTGCACCTTACTTAAAAAGTCATATAAGTCAGGCCATGCGCCAATGGGTTAAAGATAAATCGACTATCATTCAAAGTTGGATTGATCAGGGAAAAATACGTGCGATAGACCCAACTCACTTGATATTTTTGATTTGGTCAGCAACTCAGCACTATGCCGACTTCGACACTCAAGTATTAGAAGTGACTAACAAGCGCCAATATGAAGAAGATGATATTGAACACATCGGCGACTTCTTAGAAGATATCATTTTGGCCGGTTGCGGCTTAAAGCCACCACCAAAGGTCAATTTACCTTAG
- a CDS encoding MBL fold metallo-hydrolase, with protein MLNLVKILVLFCALGLSTQALAAEKFWTVLPLGTSGGLAEGNMSCYLIAPKGSDKFIALDGGTVREGFYAAKKSGAFNKLALTDKKAALENPLSLIHAYLISHAHLDHIAGMIINSPEDTKKPILAQTNVINDLKDYIFNWRIFANFADQGTAPLLNKYEYWDMSHGRELPIPDTKMSVRIFPLSHVEHGASTAFLIHSDNHYALYLGDTGDDKPENSELLKQLWIEVAPLIKSKKLDGIFIESSYLNGRPDKLLFGHMTPSWLLHSLHELATITNPKDPKQSLKDLTIVVTHIKPDASLDGMKIVKEMKSQINALNDLGVKFVIPEQGNILEF; from the coding sequence ATGCTGAATTTGGTAAAAATCTTGGTACTTTTTTGCGCTTTAGGATTAAGCACACAAGCCTTAGCGGCAGAAAAGTTTTGGACCGTGCTGCCATTAGGCACTTCAGGCGGCCTAGCCGAAGGCAACATGTCGTGTTACCTCATCGCGCCAAAAGGCAGCGATAAGTTTATTGCCCTTGATGGCGGTACTGTTCGAGAAGGCTTTTACGCCGCTAAAAAATCTGGCGCATTTAATAAATTGGCTTTAACCGATAAGAAAGCAGCGCTAGAAAATCCACTCAGTTTAATTCACGCTTATTTAATATCTCATGCTCACCTTGATCATATCGCAGGGATGATCATTAATTCGCCCGAAGATACCAAAAAACCAATTTTAGCGCAGACGAATGTCATCAACGATTTAAAAGACTATATTTTTAATTGGCGAATTTTCGCTAACTTCGCTGACCAAGGTACTGCGCCGCTACTGAATAAATATGAATACTGGGATATGAGTCATGGTCGTGAACTACCCATTCCAGATACCAAAATGTCGGTTCGAATTTTTCCTCTTAGCCATGTTGAGCATGGTGCATCAACGGCATTTTTAATCCACTCTGATAATCACTACGCTCTTTACTTAGGCGACACCGGCGATGATAAACCCGAAAATTCTGAGCTACTAAAGCAGCTTTGGATCGAGGTTGCGCCGCTCATTAAAAGCAAAAAATTAGATGGAATTTTTATCGAGTCGTCTTACCTAAATGGCCGCCCCGACAAACTACTTTTTGGCCATATGACGCCGAGCTGGCTGCTGCATTCATTGCACGAGCTAGCCACTATTACTAATCCGAAAGATCCCAAACAGTCGCTAAAAGATCTAACAATCGTGGTAACGCACATTAAACCCGATGCGAGCCTTGATGGCATGAAGATAGTGAAAGAGATGAAATCTCAGATAAATGCATTAAATGATCTGGGTGTTAAGTTTGTCATTCCTGAGCAAGGTAATATCCTCGAATTTTAA
- a CDS encoding 8-oxoguanine deaminase encodes MTTLWIRNPRAIFTANHSDASNGIVIIDGIIQELVGLGQKPTHIIDQEWDAAEHVVLPGLINTHHHFYQTLTRACPPALNKKLFPWLQTLYPIWAKLTPDAHQVATELAMVELLLSGCTTVADHHYLFPACLENAIDIQANTALALGMRATLTRGSMSLSQKDGGLPPESVVQTEKTILADSERLIRQYHQQDKDGLLEVALAPCSPFSVTPDIMIASAELAETYQVRLHTHLAETEDENAFCLQRFGQRPLDYLDAVGWLHDRTWLAHGIHFNEEEIQRLGAAQTGICHCPSSNMVLASGICRINELKAAGAPVGLGVDGSASNDHSNLMQEVRQALLIQRLRYEADEFTHTDALTLATKGSAQVLGRNDIGEIAVGKRADLALFKLDEPRFSGAHDPLAALVLCGASQADAVMIGGHWKVKNKQWLGGNITELMLRHSRASKTLFSV; translated from the coding sequence ATGACAACACTTTGGATTCGTAATCCGCGCGCAATATTCACCGCTAACCACTCAGACGCCAGTAATGGCATCGTCATCATCGACGGCATAATCCAAGAACTGGTCGGATTAGGGCAAAAGCCTACGCATATTATTGATCAAGAATGGGATGCCGCTGAGCATGTCGTTCTGCCGGGATTAATTAACACCCATCACCACTTTTACCAAACTCTAACCCGCGCTTGCCCACCAGCACTCAATAAAAAGCTATTTCCTTGGCTACAAACCTTATATCCGATTTGGGCTAAATTAACCCCAGATGCGCATCAGGTAGCGACCGAACTAGCCATGGTGGAGCTATTGCTATCCGGCTGCACAACCGTTGCAGATCATCATTATTTATTTCCCGCGTGCTTAGAAAATGCCATTGATATTCAAGCCAATACGGCATTGGCGCTGGGCATGCGTGCAACCTTAACGCGCGGTTCTATGAGCCTAAGCCAAAAAGATGGTGGCCTGCCCCCTGAGTCGGTCGTACAAACAGAAAAAACCATACTCGCCGATAGCGAGCGTTTAATTCGTCAGTATCATCAACAAGATAAAGACGGCTTACTGGAAGTGGCTTTAGCTCCCTGCTCGCCATTCTCGGTCACACCCGACATTATGATTGCTAGTGCCGAATTAGCGGAAACATACCAAGTTAGGTTGCATACCCATTTGGCCGAAACCGAAGACGAAAATGCGTTTTGCTTGCAACGCTTTGGGCAACGCCCGTTAGATTATCTCGACGCCGTTGGTTGGCTCCATGATCGTACTTGGCTTGCCCACGGTATACATTTCAACGAAGAAGAAATTCAACGCTTAGGAGCCGCCCAAACTGGAATTTGTCACTGTCCGTCATCAAATATGGTTTTGGCATCCGGAATTTGTCGAATTAACGAACTAAAAGCTGCTGGCGCACCAGTGGGCTTAGGTGTTGATGGCAGCGCTTCCAACGACCACAGCAATTTAATGCAAGAAGTTCGTCAGGCACTCCTCATTCAGCGTCTGCGTTATGAAGCCGATGAGTTTACCCATACCGATGCATTAACACTGGCAACCAAAGGCTCTGCGCAAGTATTAGGACGCAATGATATCGGCGAAATAGCTGTTGGCAAACGAGCCGATCTAGCGCTCTTTAAATTAGATGAACCCCGTTTTAGCGGCGCTCACGACCCTCTGGCGGCCTTGGTATTATGCGGTGCCAGCCAAGCGGATGCAGTGATGATAGGAGGACATTGGAAAGTAAAAAACAAGCAATGGCTAGGGGGGAATATTACCGAACTGATGCTACGCCACAGTCGGGCATCAAAAACGCTTTTTTCTGTTTAG
- a CDS encoding PepSY-associated TM helix domain-containing protein, translating into MSRKLLVTIHLYLAAFFAPIIVIMAASGGLYLFGVKGEMTRGDSIVVANVQLTKDSAALDDQVRTLLKQAGIDADFEYVKGRGNEAQTRPTSRDYYQIKNLADGVEITAMSPDLQASLMELHKGHGPSLYKWLEKAFAAALILIMLSGLYLGLQSPMLKQKTMVLSGAGLLVFVVLALL; encoded by the coding sequence ATGTCACGCAAGTTGCTGGTAACTATACACTTATACTTAGCCGCCTTTTTCGCCCCTATTATCGTCATAATGGCAGCGTCTGGTGGTTTGTATCTATTTGGTGTTAAAGGTGAGATGACGCGAGGAGACTCCATTGTTGTTGCTAATGTGCAGCTAACTAAGGATAGCGCTGCACTTGATGATCAGGTTCGCACTTTACTCAAGCAGGCCGGTATTGACGCAGACTTCGAATACGTAAAGGGTCGTGGCAATGAAGCACAAACTCGTCCAACTAGCCGTGACTACTACCAAATTAAAAATCTAGCCGATGGTGTCGAAATTACCGCCATGTCGCCAGATTTGCAGGCCAGCTTAATGGAACTGCACAAAGGCCATGGCCCTAGCCTCTACAAATGGTTAGAGAAGGCGTTTGCCGCGGCCTTAATCTTGATCATGTTATCGGGTTTGTATCTTGGATTGCAGTCACCCATGCTAAAGCAAAAGACAATGGTTCTGAGTGGTGCTGGTCTTCTGGTTTTTGTAGTGCTTGCTTTACTGTAA
- a CDS encoding patatin-like phospholipase family protein: MNSPSALIIEGGAMRGIFSAGLLDVFIEKDFYPFDFCYGVSAGASNAAAYLGGKVGRNYKVITDYCRRPEFKSVRRFLMGGHLIDIDWLWDVTERDLDIGLDAIAAKKTRFFVVMTEADTAEAHYIEPTSEELFQAIKCSANMPIAFKNRVSFRGHDWLDGGVADSLPVAEAYRQGARKIVVVRSNPSSYRKQAYRLRALFPYLLKQYPAVARRLQQRHAEYNQALDFIRNPPDDCEVVEVCPPESFVAGQFTTDLDILNDAYAMGREEGDKLITCWAEALV, from the coding sequence ATGAATTCTCCCAGTGCCCTCATTATTGAAGGTGGAGCCATGCGCGGTATTTTTAGTGCGGGCTTGCTTGATGTATTTATTGAAAAGGATTTTTATCCTTTTGATTTTTGCTACGGTGTTTCCGCCGGTGCATCTAATGCTGCTGCTTATTTGGGCGGTAAAGTTGGTCGTAATTATAAAGTGATTACGGACTACTGCCGTCGGCCCGAATTCAAAAGCGTAAGACGCTTTTTAATGGGTGGACACTTAATTGATATCGATTGGCTTTGGGACGTTACGGAGCGTGATTTAGATATTGGCCTTGATGCCATTGCTGCAAAAAAAACTCGGTTTTTTGTGGTTATGACAGAAGCCGATACTGCGGAAGCGCACTACATTGAGCCAACCTCAGAAGAACTATTTCAAGCGATAAAGTGCTCTGCGAATATGCCAATTGCCTTTAAAAATCGCGTGAGCTTTCGCGGCCATGATTGGCTAGATGGCGGTGTTGCAGACTCCTTGCCGGTCGCCGAAGCTTATCGTCAAGGTGCACGAAAAATTGTGGTGGTGCGCTCGAACCCGTCTTCTTATCGTAAGCAAGCATATCGTTTGCGAGCTTTGTTTCCCTACTTGTTAAAGCAGTATCCGGCGGTTGCTCGACGATTGCAGCAGCGCCATGCCGAGTACAATCAAGCCCTCGATTTTATTCGTAACCCTCCAGATGATTGTGAAGTGGTTGAAGTCTGTCCACCTGAAAGCTTCGTTGCTGGTCAGTTTACGACCGATCTTGATATCTTAAATGATGCTTATGCGATGGGGAGAGAAGAGGGTGACAAATTAATTACATGTTGGGCTGAGGCATTAGTCTAG
- the ahr gene encoding NADPH-dependent aldehyde reductase Ahr: MIKAYAALEAGGELRSYEYDPGPLGAHDVEIAVEYCGICHSDLSMLNNEWGITQYPFVPGHEVAGRISAVGEHVKKFNVGDRVGLGWHSSYCLDCGTCMEGDHNLCRSAQGTIVGRHGGFADKVRAQAASVVALPDDLSSESAGPLFCGGITVYNPMVQFELKPTAKVAVIGIGGLGHMAVQFLNAWGCEVTAFTSSEAKRTEALDLGAHHTLDSRDKSALKEAAGRFDLILSTVNVTLDWNGYISTLKPKGRLHLLGAVLEPMSISVMALMGGQRSVSSSPVGSPATIAQMLEFAARHSIAPQVEVFDIADVNKAIERLENGSPRYRVVLKVGS; the protein is encoded by the coding sequence ATGATTAAAGCTTATGCTGCTCTAGAAGCTGGTGGTGAACTGCGTTCGTACGAATATGATCCAGGTCCACTGGGTGCTCATGATGTCGAGATTGCGGTTGAGTACTGTGGTATCTGCCATAGCGATTTATCCATGCTGAACAACGAATGGGGTATTACCCAGTATCCTTTCGTGCCGGGTCATGAAGTGGCTGGGCGCATCAGTGCCGTGGGCGAGCATGTGAAGAAATTCAATGTCGGTGATCGCGTGGGTTTGGGCTGGCATTCTAGTTATTGTTTAGATTGCGGTACCTGCATGGAAGGTGATCACAATCTTTGCCGCAGTGCGCAAGGCACGATTGTGGGTCGTCATGGTGGCTTCGCTGATAAAGTGCGTGCGCAAGCTGCCAGTGTTGTTGCTCTTCCTGATGATCTTTCCAGCGAAAGTGCTGGGCCACTGTTCTGTGGTGGTATTACGGTTTATAACCCTATGGTGCAGTTTGAACTGAAGCCAACGGCTAAAGTCGCTGTGATTGGCATCGGTGGCTTGGGCCATATGGCGGTGCAGTTTTTAAATGCTTGGGGCTGTGAAGTTACGGCATTTACCTCGTCTGAAGCGAAGCGCACAGAAGCGCTTGATCTCGGTGCTCATCACACACTCGATTCGCGTGATAAAAGCGCGTTAAAAGAAGCCGCCGGTCGCTTCGACTTAATCCTTTCTACGGTTAACGTGACGCTCGATTGGAACGGTTACATCAGTACCTTGAAGCCGAAAGGTCGATTGCACTTGTTGGGTGCTGTATTAGAACCAATGTCGATTAGCGTGATGGCGCTCATGGGCGGTCAGCGTTCTGTGTCTTCATCACCGGTTGGTAGTCCTGCGACGATTGCGCAGATGCTTGAGTTTGCGGCTCGTCATAGCATTGCTCCGCAAGTTGAGGTGTTTGATATTGCCGATGTGAATAAGGCTATTGAGCGCTTAGAAAACGGCAGTCCACGCTATCGTGTGGTGCTGAAAGTCGGAAGTTAA